CTTTGgtgcctccccagccccagtgaccCCAAGGCCCTGCCTGGGAGAGCGGGTCTGATGAGGGCTCTCTTCCAGCTCGAGTTGGCAGACAGATCTGGGCCTGTGTGGGTGGGTTGGACACCCCCCGCCCAGACCCCCACTGCCACAGCTGTCCCGGACTGTGACAAGTTCCTTCTTTTCCTTGGTGGCATCCTACACTTCTGCTGGTGAACGCACAGGAGTGTGTTTGAAACGGTGAAActgtgggagagagggaagccaactgtgtgtgggggtgtgggtgaGAGCGTGGGTATTCCAGGAGAAGTGAGAGTTGATTTCATCTGTGAACAGTTTTGGAATGTCTGGTACTGGGATAGCCAGTAGGACCAGGTCCACAGACCCCTGTGTGTGTAAACCTGGTGAGCTCAGATACAGTTAGACACAGAGTGGGGGTCTCTGGGAGCTGGAACATCTGAGTCCTGAGACTGAGAGTCCTTCGGTTCTcaacttctccttcctctctcgtGTGTCTCTCTCCAGCCAGGGTGATTTATCTTCTcattcttctccatctctttgtttctttctcccctcctcctcttttctccccctcctatTCTTATATCTGTCACTCTTACTGCCCTCCCCCACTGTCACTCCGTAACAGGAAAGAACTCAGTATATtctgcttctcagtcagcccatCTCTGGGCCTTTCCCATGCAGTTCTTTGGCTCTAGACTGGCTTCTGACCCTGGAAGTTTTGAACCATATGTTGGCTGGCCTGCCTTCCAAACCCGGGTGCACAGCTGCATTTGCCTAGGATAAGCCTGTTTATCTCCTGCAGGAATTGCAACTGTTCCCACCCCCACTCGCCCTACAAACCTCCCGCccagctgctgctcctcctccaggGGGCAGTCCAGGCATCTGGCCCGAGACCCCCTCAGCTCTCTACCAAGGCTGAGCCCTCTggtctttctctccccccacccccattattGATTCATTACCCTCCTTCCACACTCCCTTCTCTAACCCCCTTGAGACCTCCTGGGAAACGGACTGCTTGTAGACCTAACGGATGGAGGCTCTGCCGTGGGGGCCTTTACCAGATGGCACCGTAGGAGGCCAAGGTGTAGGGCTGTCAGTTGCTGGAACCTTTAATTAGTGCAAACCTACACTCAAACTTGGCTGTTTTCCTTCTCCGAATGCCCTGGGGACCCCAGGCTCTCCATTTTTCCATGCTGGTGGCCCCAGGGTGCCAGGAAGGGAAGCTTTGTCAAGTGTCTGGAAAAACACCTCATCACCTGACTTCCTCCCCAAGACTCAGGAGTCCTGGGCTCAAGCCTGTCCTATTTCAAAACAGAGAATCTGAAGCTGGGAGTTCAGATGCTCCAGAGCTCGGCGCGGAACCTCCCAGGACCTTCTTTTCCAGCCCCctgcctccccccactccctcttaTACGATCAGCACAGCTGTTAGTTTTCCAGTCCTCCTGGGCCGGTGGGGGTGAGTGAGATTGGTTGTTAAATCCAGTAGCTCTAAGATTTAAGACCAGATACTCCGAACCTGGCCCAACTGCTCCATACTACAGGCTACAAGGGTCACCAGCTTCTCAGCCTGCAGAGATCTGAACCACGCCCTGGAAATCCAACCCTCTGAGCCCTGAATGTCACTTAATTCTGATAGCTCCAGGAATGTCAGACCCGGGGTCCCAGcccccctctcccagctccttCAGTAGGCTCAGGGTCCCTCCCACCTGCCCTGCCAGCTGCGCAGCGTGGGAACGCCCCAGCTGGGCTGCACGGGAGCTGTCAGGACAAGCTGTGCGGTTCCcagcctccctgcctgccagagcCAAGGTACTGCTGCCTCCTAGCCGTCGCCCGGCAACCACTCGGAGGGGCCCGGGACAGCTAGGCGGAGAGAGGGGATGGGTGGGTACTGCCGAGTTCTGGGAAAGAAAGAACTCGGGGCGGGAAGGGGAGGGCGGGGGCTGGATTCCTACAACTTAGGGTGTGTGAGGCCTTGCAGAGATAACAAGGCAGCAGGGATGTATTTGGGGAAGTGGGGGGCTGAATCCTTCTTTTCTCATGACTCCCAAGTAGTCCTTCAGGACCTGGGTGCCCTCTCCCCGACCTGCAGGCCCTCGGGAGCCTGGGCCCCGCCTCCCCAGGGCGCGAAAACTGGTGAAGTCTCAGGGGTTCCCATTTATAGCTCCGTTTCCACTCAGCTCAGTCCCTCCTGGGTCCGGGCTGAGCAAGTTTCTTccactctcttctttcctcctcttcatgCCCGCCTCCCCTTCAACCTCAGCAGGGCGCAGGTGTCCAACACGAGCAGAGCCCCCTCCTTGGACCCAGGTGTTACAGCTCTCAGACCCCCTGATAACGCAGGGGTGCCCTCCTGCTGCGCGAACCGGGACCCGGAGCGCCCATAGTCTTGGCACGCACGCCGCCCGAGTTTCTCAATGGGAAGAGGGCGGGTAACCAGGGGGCGGGGCGAGTAGGATCCCGCCCTCCCGCGGGTATCTCGCACACCCAGGGTGTTGAAAGCCGCGAGCGGTACAGAGCATCGGAGGCTGCGGATGAGCCAGATTTCGGGGACTCCAGGCCAGACGTAGAATCCTCCAGActggagtgggggagtggggaagTGGGGTACAGAGAGGGGTTCCAGTCCAGGAGTGCTGTCGAGGAAGAAGTTGGAGAGGAATCAGTGCAACCCAAAGTCTACGGGATCTTGGGgtgcacgcacaaacacatgcGGGATGCTGGGCCCCGCCCTCCTCGTCCTCCTCTGCAGCTTCAGAGGACTTGCAGGTACCCCCGAAGGGCGCAAAGAGGGTTATTTGTCCGTTCCCGCCTTGTTTGGGAAAAATAGACTAAGGACTCCTAGTCCTGGGTGTGAGAGAGAATTCTGGAGGCTAGAGCTTCTAATCGGAGGAAGGAGGGCTTTGGACTGGACCTCCCGGGCCTTGCATAAGGGAATTCTTGACTTAATCTCAGctcttctgtccctcttctcctAGGCCCATTGCCCCATTTTCTGCAACAACCAGAGGACATAGTGGTGCTGCTGGGGGCGGAAGCCCGGCTGCCCTGCGCTCTGGGAGCATACCGGGGGCTCGTGCAGTGGACTAAGGATGGGTTGGCTCTAGGGGGCGAAAGAGACCTTCCAGGTGAGTCAAGGGATCTAGGCATGGGCTGCATCTGATGGTTTCAACTTTCGAGACTGGTGGGCTCCCAGTGAATATTTGGGAATCCCAAGTTTTAAAACGATTGTTTTGTGGGGCGGGGATGTAATTCCTTGTGTttggagacttatttttattctaaaacatCATATAAAAGCATAAACAGTTTGCCAATAATTACAGTCATATAGTCAATGGGCAGGCTATTGTGAGTTTTTCAGAGCCCCGGCCCTTTAACGTTCCTCTATGGTGGGCAAAAGGTAgtgttttatctattttttttggttatttgttttgttttgttgtttgagttgGGGTCTCCCTCTGCAGcctaggcttgcctcaaactcgaaatcctcctgcctcagtcttgagtgctgaaattacaagcTTGCACCACCCACATCTGGCTTAACCTAACTTTGATGGGAATTATTTTCCTGTATTcctttttgacttcttttttaaaagatttatttatacatacatacatacatacatacatacatacatacatacatacagtatcctgcctgcaggccagaagaggacaccaaatctctttacaggtggctgtgagccaccatgtggtggctgggaattaaactcaggacctctggaaaagtagtcagtgctcttaaccactgagccatctctccaacccttccttTCTGACTTTTTAACTCAAAAATTTGTGGTGACTATAAATTGACAGGAGGTTTAGAATCTCTCTGAACCCAgcacttctctctttctctttctctctctctctctctctctctctctctctctctctctctctcttcttttcttttctttgacagtgtctcactgtgtagtcctggccagcCTGATTTCCTATATAGAacagaatagccttgaactcagagaggtgTGCCTGCCCATCCTGGAatttaaaggtgtgctccaccacacctggcccccgcacatgtttgtttggttggctggtttttgggttttcaagactgggtttctccgtggctttggaacttgtcctggaactagctcttgtagaccaggctggcctcgaactcacagagatccggctgcctctgcctccctagtgctagggtaaaaggtgtgcgccaccactgcccggcctcagCATACATGTTTTGATAGTGTTCTAGCATCAAATGTCTGCTCCCTGGAGTGGGATTCTTGGAGATAAAGACTTGAGACCAGGAGTTCAGAATTTTTTTATGGTCTCTTTGTCTTCAGGGTGGTCCCGGTACTGGATATCAGGGAATGCAGCCAGTGGCCAGCATGACCTCCACATTAAACCTGTGGAACTGGAAGACGAAGCATCATATGAGTGTCAGGCTTCACAAGCGGGCCTCCGATCACGACCTGCCCAACTGCGTGTGATGGGTGAGGATGGGTGAGGACCCAGCCCATTTGGGCTTTGGAAGCTGGAGGTGGGGAGTGGGGCAGTTAGGACTGCTCTTGAGCGGTGGAGTCTAAGAACCCTGGGGGACTGGTGGGTGGAGCTGAGGGGATCAGAGACTCTGCTTCCAGGATGCAATTCTGACCCCAATTCTGCCATGCAGTCCCCCCAGAAGCCCCCCAGATACTAGGCGGCCCCTCTGTGTCTCTGGTTGCTGGAGTTCCTGGGAATCTGACCTGTCGGAGTCGAGGGAATGCCCAACCTGCCCCTGAACTGCTGTGGTTCCGAGATGGGATCCGGCTGGATGGAGCCACCTTCCACCAGGTTGGGTTTAAATCTCTTTGCCATTCTTTGTTCATTCAGTGAGACTTGGGGTCCACCTTGATCTCAGGCTCACCTAGAGGGAATGGCAGGCATTCAGGCTTGAACTATGATTCAGATCAAGAGCGAGGCTTCCTGGTTCAGTCAGTTGCTAATTACTTCCTCCTGTATATGGCGTTTAACCTCTCTGTCCCTCGTTTTCTTTATCTATACAGGGGGAAAAATAGTAGAGTTACTTTATAGGGtaacataaagaattaaataaacaTGTGAATGTCTAAAAGTATCCAATATATTGTAAACACTACCTATGTAAGCTATAGATAAAACCATTGTTAGTAAGGggtgtggtacacacctataacaccagcactcaggagactgaagcaggaaggtcatgagttcaaagccagccttggcttcagagtgagacctgttctaaaaagaaaaaagtgtcatctatctatcacctcCAGACCACGCTGAAGGACAAGACCACTGGGGCAGTGGAAAACACCTTATTCCTGACCCCTTCCAGTCACGATGATGGAGCCACCTTGATCTGCAGAGCCCGGAGCCAGGTCCTGCCCACAGGGAAGGACACAGCGGTTACATTAATCCTGCAGTGTGAGTGCCGTTGGTCCTGGATAGACCAGGGTGGGCCTGGACTCCTGGGTCTGACACAACAGGAGGGGGATTGGGTGGGGACTGAAAGCCCAGCTCTCCTGCCTTACTCTCACAGATCCCCCCGTGGTGACTCTGTCTGCTGAGCCCCAGACTgtgcaggagggagagaaggcgACTTTCCTGTGTCAAGCCACTGCCCACCCTCCTGTCACCGGCTACAGGTGACCAGAAACGCCCCTTGTCTCTAGCAAAGTTCCGGGAGCTTGAGGAGGGGTAGGGCGACATTAATATCTCCACTGTCTCCGCAGGTGGGCGAAAGGGGGATCCCCGGTGCTCGGGGCACGTGGGCCAAGGTTGGAGGTCGTAGCAGATGCTACGTTCTTGACTGAGCCAGTGTCCTGCGAAGTCAGCAACGCGGTGGGAAGCGCCAACCGAAGCACCGCGTTGGAAGTGCTGTGTGAGCGGGGGCGGGGCCGTGGGTGTGGTCGAGGTGGGCGTGGTTGTCTGGAAGGCGGGGCTAGAGCAGGTAGTAGGGCGAGGTTTGGCTGGGTCAGATGaacctctgggggggggggggggggggggtggggtttGTGGTAGCGGACTCAAAGTGGTGGGTGTTGCCTGGATACCCACACTTGTACCTAGCAGCTGGTCCTGTGTCAGGGGCTCATTCTaacccattcctctctctcctgcagaTGGACCTATTCTGCCGGCAAAACCGAAGCCCGTGTCCGTGGACGTGGGGAAAGACGCCTCCTTCAGCTGCGCCTGGAGAGGGAACCCACTTCCACGGATTACCTGGACGCGCCTGGGTAGTTCTCAGGTGAAGTTCGATCTGGGGCCTGGGACGTTAGCTGGAAGTGGTCCGGGCTGCCTCCCCGAGTGTTGTCTCTGATACCCCTTCCTTGTGCCAGGTGCTGAGCTCGGGGCCCACGTTGCGTCTTCCATCCGTGGCGTTAGAGGATGCGGGTGACTATGTGTGTAGGGCTGAGCCTCGGCGCTCGGGTTTAGGAGGCGGCACGGCGCAGGCGAGGTTGACGGTGAACGGTGAGAGTCCCCGAGGGTCTTGGGGTAGGGGGTGGACCGAGAGGGCGTGTCCCTGAAAAGGAAGTTATAGGCTGAAGAGTGGAGAAGGACCTGTTGAAAGAGAGACACTACGGACTGGTATGGCCTGGTTTCCCAGGGGTGAAACCACAGTGACCATGTCTGACCTTGCCTCATTCAGAACTGGTTTTGGAGAGGTCGAGACCTCTGCTTCATGGTCTATGGTTTCCATTCCAGCTCCCCCGGTAGTGAAGGCCCTGATTCCTGCGCCTGCCTTCCTGAGGGGCCCTGCTCGACTCCAGTGTGTGGTGTTTGCTTCCCCTGCCCCGGACTCCGTGGTAAGGAAAGGAACTCTCACCCCTCTGACACAACAATCGTGATCCCTGTCCCCCACGTCTGACACTGACATCTCCCACATCCTACcagcccctctctgcttcctcaggctCCGAGTTGAtaaccttttcttttgttttctaggtttggTCTTGGGACgagggcttcctggaggcaggttcACTAGGCAGATTCCTGGTGGAGACCTTCTCAGCCCCtgaagaggagggaggacagggcCCAGGCCTTATTTCTGTGTTACACATTTCCGGGACCCAGGAATCCGACTTTACCAGGGGCTTTAACTGCAGTGCCAGGAACCGGCTGGGTGAGGGGCGAACCCAGGTCCACCTGGGTCGTAGAGGTGAGTTACTGACCCAAAGACCCTGAAACCTGGGGATTCCAAACCCCACAAACACAGCGATTCCCAAGATCGAAGCCACCGAACTATAAGGTCCCCAAATGCAAAGACTCCCCAAATTTCAGCACTATGGCAGTGAGctggctcaccaggtaaaggcacttgccaccaggcctgatgacccCAGTTCAatgctcagaacccacatggtaggagaggaccaatacccaaaagttgttctctgacctctgttcCCACACCATGATATGCACTCccccacacatataaatacatacaatagcatttgaaatgtaataaaaataagtgggggttggagaggtggctcagctgttttaagagcactggttgttcttccaaaggacctgggttcaattcctagcacccacagggaggctcagagctgtctgtaactccagttccaggagacctggcaCCCTcccaccaatgcatataaaataatttttttaaaaaaagtggtaagttttttttaaaaaaaagtatgaatcTCTTGAATCACAGGACCCCAAATCAATAATTCTCTCAAATACAGAGCCCTAAGTGGGAAGGCCATTCCATACCTGGATGCCACAAACTTGGGAGATTGAAACAGAAGACCCTCAAGTTCTGAGCAGCCCTAAAGttagggtgtttgtttgtttatgggggCACACTcctgccacagtgcacatgtggaagccGGAGGACAACTTTGTAGGACTccgttctctctttccattttgtgggtccccaggattgaactcaagccCCAGTAGTAAGCACCGTTTCCCACTggaccatcttgccagccctgtttgtttactattggtgttttggttttggagacagggtctctgataGCCCACGCTGAACTTacgggctggggttacaggtgcagcTCGCCCAGGGAATTTAAACTCTCAAACTGTGAATCCCCAggcccggagagatggctcagaggttaagagtactgctcttccagaggtcctgaattcaattcccagcaactgcatggtggctcacaaccatatacaatgagatctggtgccctcttctggtgtagaagcatacatgcagacagaatactgtatacacacacacacaaaaaaaaaaaccaaaataaataaataaataaataaatcttaaaaaaaaaaactcaaaaacctATGAATGCCCAAATGTCCTCAGACAACCAAATATAACACTCTAAATCTTGGGAAATCCCAAACCTGGCAGCCTTTTGAACCAAGGAACCCAAGCCCTGAGCCCATTTCCCGGTTACCCCGTCTTAAGACAAGCCTTCTCAGGAGACCCCATATGCTCCTTACAGACCTGCTGCCCACTGTACGGATTGTGGCTGGAGCAGTCTCTGCAGCCACCGCTCTCTTTATGGTCATCACTGGAGTGATTCTCTGCTGCTGGCGCCATGGCAAGTATCAGCCTTGGGACCAGGCTCCATGCCGGGCCGCTACGTTCCCTCCCTAACCCTGACTCAGTCTCCTCAGGGTCGGTCTTCCCATCTCCTTTCTGTCGCTTCCTGGCCATGGTTCTCCTTGGTTTCCAGCCTTCCTAGCCCATTTTACCCAGTCAGTTCTGTTCCCAAGTCTTGGTCATCACAAAATATGACCTCACTTGTTGCTCACCTCTCACCTTCCTGGGCCTCAGGCTCTTTCTCCAAGCAAAAGAACTTGGTCCGGATCCCAGGAAGCAGTGATGGCTCCAGTTCACGTGGccctgaggaggaggcaggtggcaGTGAGGAACGGGTAAGATACAAGTTTCCCTAGATCTGTGCTTCCAGACCAAGATAATCACCTAGTCTAACCCACCCTCAAACTCAAGTATGAGCCTagactttttgttattgtttgagacaaggtttctctatgtagccctggttgtcctagaacttgcagTGTAGACGAGGTTGACTTCTTAGAACAAGCAAGGTCTGGATGagttggggagaggaggaggaggcaagagggagagggagggcggGATCAGGTCGAGAGACGGACAAGAGGCCCTAACTGGGGCTAGGACTGTGGCAGGTGGTGGACTGCTTGGCTAGCGTGCTCAAGGCCCCGAGGCTTTACATAAACTCCAAATCGGAGCTCCTCCAGTCTGCcccctgaatgctgagattaaaagtgtgagccattATCCTAGCTTGGTCCCAGTCTTAAACATGATGACCCTGGACCCACAGGATCCTCACAAATGCAAATGCTCACTATGTCCCCATAGCCTTCTTTACTGTCTTAAGTCCAGCCTCCAGGCCTCTCCTTCAGCCTGACCTCCAAAGGAAGGCCCTTGGGATCTGGCAGCAGGATAGGGTGATCTTCTGAACACTGCCTCTCATTTTTCCCCTCCCTCAGGGTCCCATTGTGCACCCCGACCACGGTGACTTGATCCTTGATGAGAAGGAGGCTTTGGAGGCAGCGGTGAGTACTGGGGAGGAGCTGACTATTGGTCACTCAGTCTCCACCTCTCCCCAATTGCGTGCTTAAAAAAagctttctggagacagggtgCCACACTGTAGCTGGCTTTGCACTCCCAGCAGGCTTTCTTCTGCAGCTTCTGGATGCTGAGGTTACAAACTAGGACTTCAGATCTGGGCACCACAGTTGGATGCttccctgcttcagtctccttcTTTGGTTTCTGTCACCTTAAGACCTATGTTTCCaaggtggtgatgcatgcctttaatcccagcactcaggaggcagaggctctgagttgagggcagcctggtctacagagcgagtttcaggacagccagggctacacagaaccctgtctagaaaagaaaaaagaaacaaaaaagccacaaaaaatcTACTTTTAGCTCCTCCTGGGCCAGGTCACCACTCACTCTCCGCAGCCTCTTCTtagcttatttattatttcatttggtCTCCAGGCCTTCTTTCCCCATGAGCCACGTTTCCTGCCTCT
The genomic region above belongs to Microtus ochrogaster isolate Prairie Vole_2 linkage group LG4, MicOch1.0, whole genome shotgun sequence and contains:
- the Kirrel2 gene encoding kin of IRRE-like protein 2 isoform X3 gives rise to the protein MLGPALLVLLCSFRGLAGPLPHFLQQPEDIVVLLGAEARLPCALGAYRGLVQWTKDGLALGGERDLPGWSRYWISGNAASGQHDLHIKPVELEDEASYECQASQAGLRSRPAQLRVMVPPEAPQILGGPSVSLVAGVPGNLTCRSRGNAQPAPELLWFRDGIRLDGATFHQTTLKDKTTGAVENTLFLTPSSHDDGATLICRARSQVLPTGKDTAVTLILQYPPVVTLSAEPQTVQEGEKATFLCQATAHPPVTGYRWAKGGSPVLGARGPRLEVVADATFLTEPVSCEVSNAVGSANRSTALEVLYGPILPAKPKPVSVDVGKDASFSCAWRGNPLPRITWTRLGSSQVLSSGPTLRLPSVALEDAGDYVCRAEPRRSGLGGGTAQARLTVNAPPVVKALIPAPAFLRGPARLQCVVFASPAPDSVVWSWDEGFLEAGSLGRFLVETFSAPEEEGGQGPGLISVLHISGTQESDFTRGFNCSARNRLGEGRTQVHLGRRDLLPTVRIVAGAVSAATALFMVITGVILCCWRHGKASGSFSKQKNLVRIPGSSDGSSSRGPEEEAGGSEERGPIVHPDHGDLILDEKEALEAADPTNGYYKVRGVSPPASPDSRVKTSPIEESQERQLSVMCCPAS
- the Kirrel2 gene encoding kin of IRRE-like protein 2 isoform X2, which encodes MLGPALLVLLCSFRGLAGPLPHFLQQPEDIVVLLGAEARLPCALGAYRGLVQWTKDGLALGGERDLPGWSRYWISGNAASGQHDLHIKPVELEDEASYECQASQAGLRSRPAQLRVMVPPEAPQILGGPSVSLVAGVPGNLTCRSRGNAQPAPELLWFRDGIRLDGATFHQTTLKDKTTGAVENTLFLTPSSHDDGATLICRARSQVLPTGKDTAVTLILQYPPVVTLSAEPQTVQEGEKATFLCQATAHPPVTGYRWAKGGSPVLGARGPRLEVVADATFLTEPVSCEVSNAVGSANRSTALEVLYGPILPAKPKPVSVDVGKDASFSCAWRGNPLPRITWTRLGSSQVLSSGPTLRLPSVALEDAGDYVCRAEPRRSGLGGGTAQARLTVNAPPVVKALIPAPAFLRGPARLQCVVFASPAPDSVVWSWDEGFLEAGSLGRFLVETFSAPEEEGGQGPGLISVLHISGTQESDFTRGFNCSARNRLGEGRTQVHLGRRASGSFSKQKNLVRIPGSSDGSSSRGPEEEAGGSEERGPIVHPDHGDLILDEKEALEAADPTNGYYKVRGVSVSLSLGEAPGGGLFLPPPSPIGFPGTPTYYDFKPHLDLVPPCRLYRARAGYLTTPHPRAFTSYMKPTSFGPPDLSSGTPPFPYATLSPPSHQRLQTHV
- the Kirrel2 gene encoding kin of IRRE-like protein 2 isoform X1 — protein: MLGPALLVLLCSFRGLAGPLPHFLQQPEDIVVLLGAEARLPCALGAYRGLVQWTKDGLALGGERDLPGWSRYWISGNAASGQHDLHIKPVELEDEASYECQASQAGLRSRPAQLRVMVPPEAPQILGGPSVSLVAGVPGNLTCRSRGNAQPAPELLWFRDGIRLDGATFHQTTLKDKTTGAVENTLFLTPSSHDDGATLICRARSQVLPTGKDTAVTLILQYPPVVTLSAEPQTVQEGEKATFLCQATAHPPVTGYRWAKGGSPVLGARGPRLEVVADATFLTEPVSCEVSNAVGSANRSTALEVLYGPILPAKPKPVSVDVGKDASFSCAWRGNPLPRITWTRLGSSQVLSSGPTLRLPSVALEDAGDYVCRAEPRRSGLGGGTAQARLTVNAPPVVKALIPAPAFLRGPARLQCVVFASPAPDSVVWSWDEGFLEAGSLGRFLVETFSAPEEEGGQGPGLISVLHISGTQESDFTRGFNCSARNRLGEGRTQVHLGRRDLLPTVRIVAGAVSAATALFMVITGVILCCWRHGKASGSFSKQKNLVRIPGSSDGSSSRGPEEEAGGSEERGPIVHPDHGDLILDEKEALEAADPTNGYYKVRGVSVSLSLGEAPGGGLFLPPPSPIGFPGTPTYYDFKPHLDLVPPCRLYRARAGYLTTPHPRAFTSYMKPTSFGPPDLSSGTPPFPYATLSPPSHQRLQTHV